Proteins encoded in a region of the Ancylobacter sp. SL191 genome:
- a CDS encoding DUF3422 family protein has protein sequence MPNAGAFYDHPLRAPVLAELHARPFVPVSTPARILHVAFLVDRAQAKADRAAFAALCVARGQSGPHRDAKQHRVAFGGAVLRWERHAEFTTYTWELPAEDLTEGGLPFHPSSGSLARTLLQVPQPGPLLVAVDLQLVTDTADALPLDRLFDRSSLARSDVEDGLAEIATDFQPDPSGFVRILVRDRGMTDDAAGALIQRVLEVETYRTLALLGLPEAQRLAPTVARIENELSTLTREMRDTEGLAANNKLLDALTTLASELEADAAASLFRFGATRAYDEIVDDRLQAIGEQPISGHPTWQQFLSRRLQPAMRTCQAIEQRQAGLSVKLSSAANLLRTRVDVELEQQNRDLLRSMNRRARMQLRLQQTVEGLSVAAISYYVISLLHYALEGLHARFEAWGLHVDIGLVTAIAVPLVALTIWSGVRRIRKGHFDEE, from the coding sequence CTGCCCAATGCCGGCGCTTTCTACGATCATCCGCTGCGCGCGCCGGTGCTCGCCGAGCTGCATGCGCGGCCCTTCGTGCCGGTGAGCACGCCGGCGCGCATCCTCCATGTCGCCTTTCTCGTCGACCGCGCGCAGGCCAAGGCCGACCGTGCCGCCTTCGCCGCGCTTTGCGTCGCGCGCGGCCAGTCGGGCCCGCACCGCGACGCCAAGCAGCACCGCGTGGCCTTTGGCGGCGCCGTGCTGCGCTGGGAACGCCATGCCGAGTTCACCACCTATACGTGGGAACTGCCGGCGGAGGATCTGACCGAGGGTGGCCTGCCTTTCCACCCCTCCTCCGGGAGCCTCGCCCGCACGCTGCTGCAAGTGCCGCAGCCCGGCCCGCTGCTGGTCGCGGTCGACCTGCAATTGGTGACCGACACCGCCGACGCGCTGCCGCTCGACCGGCTGTTCGACCGCTCCAGCCTCGCGCGCTCGGATGTCGAGGACGGCCTTGCCGAGATCGCCACCGATTTCCAGCCGGACCCGTCCGGCTTCGTGCGCATCCTCGTGCGCGACCGGGGCATGACGGATGATGCCGCCGGCGCGCTGATCCAGCGTGTGCTGGAGGTCGAGACCTACCGCACCCTCGCCTTGCTCGGCCTGCCGGAAGCGCAGCGCCTCGCCCCCACCGTGGCGCGGATCGAGAACGAGCTGAGCACGCTCACCCGCGAGATGCGCGACACCGAGGGTCTGGCGGCCAACAACAAGCTGCTGGACGCGCTCACCACGCTGGCCTCCGAGCTGGAGGCGGACGCCGCCGCCTCGCTGTTCCGCTTCGGCGCGACGCGGGCCTATGACGAGATCGTCGACGACCGGCTGCAGGCGATCGGCGAGCAGCCGATTTCGGGCCACCCGACCTGGCAGCAATTCCTCTCGCGCCGGCTGCAACCGGCCATGCGCACCTGCCAGGCCATCGAGCAGCGGCAGGCGGGGCTGTCGGTCAAGCTGTCAAGCGCCGCCAACCTGCTGCGCACCCGCGTCGATGTCGAGCTCGAGCAGCAGAATCGCGACCTGCTGCGCTCGATGAACCGGCGCGCGCGCATGCAGCTGCGCCTGCAGCAGACGGTCGAGGGCCTCTCGGTCGCGGCCATCTCCTATTACGTCATCAGCCTGCTGCATTACGCCCTCGAAGGTCTTCACGCGCGCTTCGAGGCGTGGGGGCTGCATGTCGATATCGGGCTGGTGACCGCCATCGCCGTGCCGCTGGTGGCGCTCACCATCTGGAGCGGCGTGCGCCGTATCCGCAAGGGCCACTTCGACGAAGAATGA
- a CDS encoding M16 family metallopeptidase: MSGLARLSPTAPVAARFSKAVKALAPVVAAMTIALAPVTPAQSETTRIQRVVSPGGIEAWLVHDTTLPLVAMEVAFIGGAAQDPAQKPGTANLMASLLDEGAGDLDARAFQDRMAEKAIELRFDASRDSVGGSLRTLSENIGPAFELMRLAVSAPRFDDEAVERIRQGQLAGLRRRLNDPSTLASLGWSATAFPNHPYGRPVAGTLESVPAISRADLAGFATRTLARDNLKIAVVGDIDAATLAPALDQMFGALPAKAQLTPVPDIVPQGLGTTVVKELDVPQTSVIFGGIGLMRDDPDFIPAFVLNHMLGGSAFSSRLFKEVREKRGLAYSVYSHLAPLDHAALILGGTATKNDRAAESIELIRAEYLKLLTDGPSPAELEDAKSYLIGSFALRFDSSAKVASQLLQMQIDNLGIDYIDRRNALVAAVTLDDIKRVAAKLRENPALLFSLVGKPTGIAPTPAQGG; the protein is encoded by the coding sequence ATGAGCGGGCTCGCGCGCCTGTCCCCCACCGCGCCCGTTGCTGCCCGTTTCTCCAAGGCCGTCAAGGCCCTTGCCCCGGTTGTTGCCGCCATGACCATTGCCCTCGCCCCCGTCACCCCCGCCCAGTCGGAGACCACCCGTATCCAGCGCGTGGTGAGCCCCGGCGGCATCGAGGCCTGGCTGGTGCATGACACCACCCTGCCGCTGGTCGCCATGGAGGTCGCCTTCATCGGCGGCGCGGCGCAGGATCCGGCGCAGAAGCCCGGCACCGCCAATCTCATGGCCTCGCTGCTCGACGAGGGCGCCGGCGATCTCGACGCCCGCGCCTTCCAGGACCGCATGGCGGAGAAGGCGATCGAGCTGCGCTTCGACGCCTCGCGCGATTCCGTCGGCGGTTCGCTGCGCACCCTGTCGGAGAATATCGGCCCGGCCTTCGAGCTGATGCGCCTTGCGGTCAGCGCCCCGCGCTTCGACGACGAGGCAGTGGAGCGCATCCGCCAGGGGCAGCTCGCGGGCCTGCGCCGGCGGCTGAACGACCCGTCGACGCTGGCGAGCCTCGGCTGGTCGGCGACGGCCTTCCCCAACCATCCCTATGGCCGCCCGGTCGCCGGCACGCTGGAGAGCGTGCCGGCCATCAGCCGTGCCGATCTCGCCGGCTTTGCCACGCGCACGCTGGCGCGCGACAATCTCAAGATCGCCGTGGTCGGCGACATCGACGCGGCGACGCTCGCCCCGGCGCTCGACCAGATGTTCGGCGCGCTCCCGGCCAAAGCCCAGCTCACCCCCGTGCCCGACATCGTGCCGCAGGGCCTCGGCACCACCGTGGTGAAGGAGCTCGACGTCCCGCAGACCTCGGTGATTTTCGGCGGCATCGGGCTGATGCGCGACGACCCGGACTTCATCCCGGCCTTCGTGCTCAACCACATGCTCGGCGGTTCGGCCTTCTCCTCGCGCCTGTTCAAGGAAGTGCGCGAGAAGCGCGGCCTCGCCTATTCGGTGTACAGCCACCTCGCCCCGCTCGACCATGCCGCCCTCATCCTCGGCGGCACCGCCACCAAGAACGACCGCGCGGCGGAATCCATCGAGCTGATCCGGGCGGAATATCTCAAGCTGCTGACCGACGGGCCGAGCCCGGCCGAACTGGAGGACGCCAAGAGCTACCTCATCGGCTCCTTCGCGCTGCGCTTCGACAGCTCGGCCAAAGTCGCCTCCCAGCTGCTGCAGATGCAGATCGACAATCTCGGCATCGACTATATCGACCGGCGCAACGCGCTGGTCGCCGCCGTGACGCTGGACGACATCAAGCGCGTCGCCGCCAAGCTGCGCGAGAACCCGGCGCTGCTGTTCTCGCTGGTCGGCAAGCCCACGGGTATTGCGCCCACACCCGCGCAGGGCGGCTGA
- a CDS encoding M16 family metallopeptidase → MSAVMLIAASLASTTAARAGDVAEFTLDNGMQVVVVPDHRAPVVTHMVWYRVGSADEVGGKSGIAHFLEHLMFKGTAKHPAGEFSQVVATLGGQENAFTSQDYTAYFQRVAKDHLGRVMEFEADRMTGLVLTDEVVLPERDVVLEERRMRTDNDPAAQLSEAAQAAMFVNHPYGHPIIGWEDEIRELNRTDALAFYERFYTPNNAILVVAGDVEPAEVKALAEATYGKVARRADTALRERPQEPTPRAERRLVLADPRVGQPSLGRTYLVPSYRMDKKESVALDVLSQVLGGGATGRLYRALVVDKAIAANAGAWYQSTALDATRFGVSVSPRPEVTMEALETALDEVIGTLAKDGPDAAELERAKTRLVAEAIYAQDNQATLARIYGAALTTGSTAEDVKLWPDMVKQVTAEEVRDVARRYLIPARAVTSELRQVAPQPTNPPPAAPQPEKRS, encoded by the coding sequence ATGTCCGCCGTGATGCTGATTGCCGCCTCGCTCGCCTCGACCACGGCCGCCCGCGCGGGCGATGTCGCCGAGTTCACGCTCGACAATGGCATGCAGGTCGTGGTCGTGCCCGATCACCGCGCGCCGGTGGTCACCCATATGGTCTGGTATCGTGTCGGCTCGGCCGATGAGGTCGGCGGCAAGTCCGGCATCGCCCATTTCCTTGAGCATCTGATGTTCAAGGGCACCGCCAAGCACCCGGCGGGCGAGTTCTCGCAGGTGGTGGCGACGCTGGGCGGCCAGGAGAACGCCTTCACCTCGCAGGACTACACCGCCTATTTCCAGCGCGTCGCCAAGGATCATCTCGGCCGCGTCATGGAATTCGAGGCCGACCGCATGACCGGGCTCGTGCTCACCGACGAGGTGGTGCTGCCCGAGCGCGACGTGGTGCTGGAAGAGCGCCGCATGCGCACCGACAACGACCCGGCCGCGCAGCTCTCGGAAGCCGCGCAGGCGGCGATGTTCGTCAACCATCCCTATGGCCACCCGATCATCGGCTGGGAAGACGAAATCCGCGAGCTGAACCGCACGGATGCGCTGGCCTTCTATGAGCGTTTCTACACGCCGAACAACGCGATCCTCGTCGTCGCCGGCGATGTCGAACCGGCCGAGGTGAAGGCCCTCGCCGAGGCCACCTATGGCAAGGTCGCGCGCCGCGCCGACACCGCGCTGCGCGAGCGACCGCAGGAGCCGACGCCGCGCGCCGAGCGCCGCCTCGTGCTGGCGGACCCGCGTGTCGGCCAGCCGAGCCTCGGGCGCACCTATCTCGTGCCGTCCTACCGCATGGACAAGAAGGAGAGCGTCGCCCTCGACGTGCTCTCGCAGGTGCTGGGCGGCGGCGCCACCGGGCGCCTCTACCGCGCGCTGGTAGTCGACAAGGCGATCGCCGCGAATGCGGGCGCCTGGTATCAGTCCACCGCGCTCGATGCCACGCGCTTCGGCGTGTCGGTAAGCCCGCGCCCGGAAGTCACCATGGAGGCGCTGGAGACCGCGCTTGACGAGGTGATCGGCACACTGGCCAAGGACGGGCCGGACGCCGCCGAGCTGGAGCGCGCCAAGACCCGTCTCGTCGCCGAAGCCATCTATGCGCAGGACAATCAGGCGACGCTTGCCCGCATCTACGGCGCCGCGCTTACCACCGGTTCCACCGCCGAGGACGTGAAGCTGTGGCCCGACATGGTGAAGCAGGTCACCGCCGAGGAGGTGCGCGACGTCGCCCGGCGCTACCTGATCCCCGCCCGCGCCGTGACCAGCGAGCTGCGCCAGGTCGCCCCGCAGCCGACCAACCCGCCGCCCGCCGCCCCCCAGCCGGAGAAGCGTTCATGA